In uncultured Fretibacterium sp., the genomic window GTCATTCCTCCATCCCCTCCGATTCGGGGTACAAAAGCCTCAGGCACCCCTCGAGGGCCTGGATCAGGCGTTCGTCGCCGACGTCGCGCAGCTCCTCCAGGACGATCCGGGCGGCGCCGTCGCGGCGCCCGACGCGAATTTTCACCCCCATCCTCCTGTAGGCCCGAAGGGGCGGTCCGGGAAGGTGGACCGACCGGAATCGCCCCTTGGGGACCGGCCTTTGTTCCAGACCGACCCTCCCGGACGAGAGGTCCCGAACGGCGGCCTCCAACTGGCGCACGGTCATGCCCCCGTTTGCGGCGCGCCTTCCCAATGCGATCATCGCGTCCTCGGAATCGAGCCCCAGAAGGGCCCGGGCGTGCCCCTCGCTCAGGCTTCCCCCGGCCAGCATCTCCCTGAGCTCGTCAGGCAGGTTCAGCAGGCGCAGGCGGTTCGCCACCAGGGCACGGCTCCACCCCAAGTGGGCGGCGCAGTCCTCCTGGGTCAGCCCGTTCTTCCGGATCAGGGCCTGGAGCGCCGAGGCGATCTCGATGGGGGTGAGGTCCCTTCTCTGGACGTTCTCGATCAGGGATATCTCCCGCAGCGCCTCCTCCGAGGCGTTCAGGACCCGGGCGGGAAGGTCCTCCATACCCGCCAGCGCGGCGGCGCGCCAGCGACGTTCCCCCGCGACGATGCGGTAGCCGCCCCCCGGCTCCGCGCGGAGCAGAAGGGGTTGGAGCACGCCGTGCGTCCGAATGGAGGCAGCCAGGGACTCCAGTCCCTCCCCATCCATCTCCCTGCGCGGCTGGTCGGGGTCCGGATGGATCTCCCCTATCCCGACGCGGTAGATCTTCTCCAGGGGAGCGCTTCCCTCCGTCACGCCCAGGAGGGCGGACAGGCCCTTGCCTAGGGCTTTTCGCTCAGCCATCGCTGGATCACCTCCCTGGCCAGGGATTCGTAGGCCTGAGCGCCCGTGCTGTGCTCCTCGTAATAGGCGATGGGAGAGCCGTAGCTCGGGGCCTCCGAGAGCTTCA contains:
- a CDS encoding ParB/RepB/Spo0J family partition protein, with the protein product MAERKALGKGLSALLGVTEGSAPLEKIYRVGIGEIHPDPDQPRREMDGEGLESLAASIRTHGVLQPLLLRAEPGGGYRIVAGERRWRAAALAGMEDLPARVLNASEEALREISLIENVQRRDLTPIEIASALQALIRKNGLTQEDCAAHLGWSRALVANRLRLLNLPDELREMLAGGSLSEGHARALLGLDSEDAMIALGRRAANGGMTVRQLEAAVRDLSSGRVGLEQRPVPKGRFRSVHLPGPPLRAYRRMGVKIRVGRRDGAARIVLEELRDVGDERLIQALEGCLRLLYPESEGMEE